Sequence from the Esox lucius isolate fEsoLuc1 chromosome 6, fEsoLuc1.pri, whole genome shotgun sequence genome:
GGACACGTTTTGACCCTGCTGTTTTGCAGATCAGCTGAACACGTAACGGACACGAGGCTGCGTGCTAAAAGTTGCAAAGGACAGGCTGTTTGGTACATGCTACCAACATAAACAGATTCTGCTATTTTCTTTCAAACTGATCTTCACCATAATGGCAATAAAATACTAAAGATTTGATGTCTGTAACGACATGACGTACGATTAGCTTAGCTACCATCTTGGTTATAGCGTATTGAACGTAAATTACCACGCGGATGTAGAAAGTTATTAGACAGTAGTTCGctatattgctttttttttgtcaaatctaCGTTTAAAAATACCAACGAGATGCCGCCAGCATCTTTACAAATATGTTTGTCTTAACCATTACTGTATATTCCGAACACACCAAGCAGAACAGGCCGGCGTATGGTGCTAGCCAGTAGGGTTTGTTCGGGTTTCCGCTGTTTTAACAACCATGTGATGTTTTTTTCACTTACTTTTGGTGTCGTACTGCCCGCACTAATGTCCATTTCACTTTCCATTCCGATGTCTTCGGTTTCAAAAATTATCTTTGATGGCATCTCCTCCGGTTGTTTTCCTTTCCAATGGACACTAGCTAACCCTACGGGTACAGTATTGAAAGGAACGACACGAGCGTGTGGCGTTGCGCTAGACCCTTTACAATCATAGAAATGTAGTAGGTAGACCGGGCATCCTTTTGGAAGGCCACGCGAAATCAGCCTTAACGCCTCTATGAGGAACTTCAGATTTGTTCTTTcggttaaaaaaatatttgtgacTTGTTTTTTGTATACCTCTTTTATTACACTCTCAACTGCGCTGGCATTTGAATGTTCTATTAAAGGgaggtaaaatatatatattctacacGTTCTACTTCAAGGGATATGACGGAAAGCCAGTGGAGTCATAAACATAGAGAAGGTTAGATGAAACCTTCCCATACGTCTCTACAACGGAGTCTGTATGGGCATGTCATAGACATGTCAAAGGACGTAATGGAGAGAGAACGTGCTCTATCAGGGCGAGGTTATAGATACGCAAGGGTTAACGTTACCAATCCCCATATTATGCTATACCAGGTGGGTTGCTTCtgttattcaaatgtaattaccCAAGTAGTCAAGTGTGTGTGACTTTCCAACTTCATCATTCCAGATGACCTGGTTTGGCATAACTCAAACCAGGTCATCAGAGGTCATCaggaaaaataattgaataacgTTGAAACTACCACTCAGTTGGCTTCATTAAAACTGCAGAAGATTTCAACAGGGAGGTCAATGCTAAAATTGCCATTTGCTTTTCATAGTAtcaagctgaccaccacagtctagtGTTTCTACTCAACAGTCTACTCATGAGAAGATGGGAAGCCCAATGGGTGATGCAAATAAGTCAGCATCACCcagaagaagagggagacatTGTCAGCATCGGTTTATAGTAACTTAGTAACATGTTGACCCAAGTGACTTCCAGGCTGATCCAGCTGTGGCTCACAGTATAGGctagatacactcacctaaaggattattaggaacacctgttaaatttctcattaatgcaattatctaatcaaccaatcacatggcagttacttcaatgcatttaggggtgtggtcctggtcaagacaatctcctgaactccaaactgaatgtcagaatgggaaagaaaggtgatttaagcaatttcgAGCGTGgcttggttgttggtgccagacgggcacacaatctgctcagttactgggattttcacgcacaaccatttctagggtttacaaagaatggtgtgaaaaaggaaaaacctccagtatgcggcagtcctgtgggcgaaaatgccttgttgatgctagagatcagaggagaatgggccgactgattcaagctgatagaagagaaactttgactgaaataaccactcgttacaaccgaggtaagcatttgtgaagccacaacatgcacaaccttgaggcggatgggctacaacagcagaagacgccaccgggtaccactcatctccactacaaataggaaaaagaggctacaatttgcacaagctcaccaaaattggacagttgaagactggaagaatgttgcctggtctgatgagtctcgatttctgttgagacatttagatggtagagtcagaatttggcgtaaacagattaagaacatggatccatcatgccttgttaccactgtgcaggctggtggtggtggtgtaatggtgtgggggatgttttcttggcacactttaggccccttagtgccaattggacattgtttaaatgccacggcatacctgagcattgtttctgaccatgtccatccctttatgaccaccatgtacccctcctctgatggctacttccagcaggataatgcaccatgtcacaaagctcgaatcatttcaaattggtttcttgaacatggcaatgagttcactgtacttaaatggcccccacagtcaccagatctcaactcaatagagcatcattggaatgtggtggaacgggagcttcgtgccctggatgtgcatcccacaaatctccatcaactgcaagatgctatcttatcaatatgggccaacatttctaaagaatgctttcagcacctagttgaatcaatgccacatagaattaaggcagttctgaaggcgaaagggggtcaaacactattagtatggtgttcctaataatcctttaggtgagtgtatgtctacATGCAGTGTAAGCATGAATTCACAGTTTTCTTTAAAACACACATGTCACAGTTCGGAGATTTCTGGGGTTCCTAGTTCTAAGTTGTTTTAAACACAGTATCACACTGGCTTTTCTAGAAAAGATTTTGTGACAATTATCACTATTGTGATAGTCTGTTCGATATGTTCCTATATCATTGACCACAGAGATTCCCAtctcattttaattatttgtgatTTGAATTTGTGGACAACAATATCTATTTGAAGGGCAGGCCTGAGCCTGTTTTTATTCAGTAAAAGATCTGGCTTATAGTAAATAGTATCATTTTCTCATCTGACAAAAATAGAACTAATCTGAAGTtaaaattgaaaaaacaaatcaCGGACAGCTTGGCAGGCCATTTCTTTCTACGTAATCTAAATTGTTTGGTATGTGCTTATTTGGGGTAGCTGTCATCTGTTTTACCGGGCCCATTGTACACACAACATGGTATGCAAAGCACTCTGTaaaacaaaactatttattGTGAGTCATAATGTTACCCTATTCAATTAATCGCTAGTGAACTTTCAGCAGCAggtatttcaatgtaaaatttattttacacattctGTATCATATCTACTCTATTCTGTTCTCTGTTTTTAAAATTAGATTCTCCCTAAAACTTCACCAGATAGCTAGTGTTCTGTCTACCTCTGATTCTGCTAATTTGATCTTGAAGGGGAGCTGTGGTGCTGagtgttaaattgtgccaataTTGCGCTTAAAAATCAATGCTAACATTAACAACTTAAAATTTGGTGGACTCCATCAAgtcttagctagctagctaacattataaTGCATCTAatgtcaatcaaatcaatcaatcaaatgtatttataaagccctttttacagcagcagttttcacaaaatgcttttacagaaacacccggccttaaaccccaaggagcaaacaacagtagtgttgaaaatCTATAACAAAAGGATTACCGCCAAAAATTGACATTCTTTGCAGTGTTTTTAGCCAAAGTAATGCACAGAATGAGTCTCCACCATTTCCCATTGAGAATGCTCAGTTGGACACCAGTCCtaacaaatgtttaaaataatattgtgaCTAAGTGTGAAACCCATATAGCTGTGacattatttaaatactttCGAGcagataagaaaaaaatatcacaaCCAAGTACACAGGAAGGCACAATAaataatgtacacattttctGGGTAATTAGACATAATTCATCATAATAGAATCTTTGTAGCTTTTCAATTTGTAGTGGAATGTGATTCACAGGGCTCAGAAAAGCATTTGGATGTATGCCATGCCCATCAAGCTTGGGCTGCTTGCTCTAGCCGGCTGTCCCACTTTCAGGGGTGACATGGAAGTGGCTACAAGGGTTTCCATTCAGTGGGCACTCTGCGCCGTACCTCACGTACAAATCAAATGGGAGGGAGTCCCCTTGTACAGTCCAGTCCGCGAATAAGCCAGCTGTTCACCTCGTGCTTTTTTGTTCCAAATTTATCCCAGCACTAAGCAGCAGACACCGATCAAGTGCCAAGTGCTataattagctttttaaaataatgaacaggTCTATCTATATGTGTGGCACATTGTGTTACAACACAGTGGAAAGGTTCAGACcattattttgccatcttacaatgtacatttttttactttcacaatGGCTGAAAACCACACCTTAATATATTATAGGGAAAACAATGTGTTACCTATACTTTTCAGATGTACTCACCTTTAATAGATTAGGCCAACACTACTATACTGCCTATTAATACTACCCAAGGGCAGCTATACTTACTGTATAAACTAATGACGCTCTGAGAAAAGGCCCAGCGACATCTAGGGGCTTCTAAccaaaaaacaattatatatacactaccgttcaaaagtttggggtcactaagaaatgtcctctgtacgcctatgtagatatacCATAActaatctgccgtttccagctactgtaggcatttacaacatgaacaatgtctacgctgtatttatgatacattttatgttcattTAAAGGACTAAAAATGTGACCCCCACACTTTTGAAAGGTAGTGTATGTAATACTTTTACAGCCCCCTAACACAGTTAGGATTTCAACACAATTTGCTTCGATTTCAAAATTTGCTATGCATCCACAGTTGCAATCCACACACTCCAATAGTCAAGTGAcaaatctacaatgtaaattaaacAAGTTGGCCTGTCAAACACAATCACAGGACTGTCCAGGGATGGAGATAGTTAAAATTCCCCACTTTTGAAACGTTCTGCAGAAGCCCAGATGCCCACAACAGAGTCCAACCATGtatttaactttatttaaaCTCCATTCTTAAGTAAGGTAATCCCTGGTTTCAAATAAGACTGCTAAGGCTACATATGGAGGTGTTTTTTATAGCGCTATTCAGAAAGGAAACGATGATTAGTGTTACTAAGTGTACAGAGGGGATGTGACGAGCACGTGAAGTGGGGGACAGGACGTCGCGTTTATGGCGATATCAACAAAGCGTCATGTGGGTTTGCTCCGGTTTGCGCAGGGTGGAACATCTGTTGGAACCAATGATCTTTGCATACGTCACTGCAAGGAACCTGAGAAGACTTTGCAAGGGAAATGTGGGTGGGGTCTCACCATATCGGGACCTGACGTCATTGCAGGGACTCCCCAAAAGCAACTGTTGACGAGTGTCAAGTCTCAAGGCTCGTAGTATGAAAAGCGTGTGATTGTTTTCCGAATGAAAGCGCACGTAGCCACCAACTGTGTAGATTATACCAGGGTATattaatgttttacttttgtACGAATTTTATATTCTTATTTCACAAGATCGAGTGCCTTCACTATTAATGTAAGTAACATAGCCTATGTTcttatattgttttatataggCTTAATTCAGTAGGCTATATTAaacttaaagaaaaaatatttttttcagaatcgAATTCGGTTTTTAATGCTACGCTAAATGTCATGTTTATGACGGTGTCCTTCAACTTTCATGGTTGATTTATTGAGTGAATTAAAGATTATATAATGTCGTGTTTTAAAATGGGATTATATTTCTGTTGCAATGAAAATCCAAGTCGGCCGGTTGTGTGCACGAAACATAAGTTAAATAGGTTTTTAAAGTTTTACTTTTCATGCAGATGCTTATTGCAACAATAGCTTAagttgctagctagccaacAGACCTCACCGCAATACTCAATCCACCATTCTGAATTAATATTAATGATTTCTCATAACCTACTATAACCTTGTTGTGATATTCCGTTACCTAGATGAGAACACACCCTTCCGTGGCCAGTGCCCATGCTGTGGCCCTGCTTAGGAAACTGAATATTCAGAGAATGGAGGGGAAATTCTGCGACTGTGTGATTCGACAATATCTGAACCCAGGGAAACTTTATCTGGCCCATAAAAGTGTTCTGGCAGCTTCTAGTCCCGTCCTGGCCTCCCTCCTGCCCAGTAAAAGTGTGTTGCTGGAGTTGCAGTTTCCATCCACTACAAAGGAGGTTCTGGGGTCTCTGTTGGAATTTATCTACACTGGGATACTACCCCCAGCAGATCAGGATGATTCTCTTCTGTCTGCTGCTACATATCTGCAAATTGAGGAACTACAGCAGGCTTTAAGCAACAGTAAGCTGGACTCATCATCTGAGTCAGACTGCATTGTTGCAGGTAAATAATCCCCCTTAATCATTTAAATTGTATAAATACtaatacacatttaaaactgTTCTACAAAtgctttggtactattttcaGAAGTACGTGGCCAACAAGTACAACCAATGTTAAGAAGTACAGAAAAATGGCAACCCTAAGAATCCACATTGTTTTGTAACCTCTGTGTGTATCAAAGCTACAACCTTGGTGTTGGTAGTgcattatagttttttttttttttaaatggtagtAACCACAATTTATAACTGTGATACAGTAGAAGGGTGTGTGAACACTAGTCATTGCTTTCAACGTGGGGACAGATAGACATTAAGAAAAAAGTAGTGTCTTAACATTTTCAGACctcttcacattttccacatttagTTATGttcataatttattaaatatatattttatgccAACGAtctacacacagtaacacataaAGAAGCAGCGAGTCCACCTGCGACAAATTCGGTTGATTCGACATGGTTTAGAAAGCCCCATTTAGGACAacagtgacacattttcaaTGGTGGCATCCTTCAGCAttccaactgttgtcaccttctgaAGAGGCAACCGCAGGCCGAGTTTATTACTGTGAGAGTACTGTAACTACTTAATGCACATGGAACATATTGTGACAACAGCCTGATGTAATTCAAAATAACAACGATAGCCATCATCATTTCATAGAGGGCGATGTAGATTGATGCTGCTGTTAACCAACACAGGTATATATTTGTTGATGAAACAGGCTTCAAACTGGCCCGAAACGCAGGCACCAGGGGCTCTGTGTCATTGACCATCGAGTGCCCGTCCTGGAAGATGTCTGGAGAAACATCTCCATGGGTGCAGCTATGTCTGAAGACAGGGTGGTAAGATGCAGGCGCCTATTTGGGTCCTGCAATGCTGCACACGTCTCTGAGTTCCTCAGTAAAGTTGAGCCAGTCGGTCGAAAGTGTCACCTATGTCATAGTGTTTGGTTCCACCATGCACAGGTGGTTCGTGAAAAGGTTTTCAATCCCCAATTCCTGACCCTACAGCCTGACTGTCTACAGTTCTCATTCATAGCGCGGAGGTAGATGGTAAATGACCGCCAACCccatgcctccctccctcctccaggcTAGGGATCTGGCATGTCGTGACATCATTGCTGACCAATATCAGGCTTGGATTTGCCGCGcttaatgtttttctgtttggcaGGGTGCAGTAATAATAAAGATATTCACTGAGATGTGGATCAGAACTTGGGCCCAAATGAATAAGTCAGCTGGGGGTTGTTGAGGTGGGGTTGAATGACTGAAATGAAGCACACTTGATTGAAACAAAGAAACTACAGGAATccttacaaaataaaagtactAAGATAATAGATTAATTTGAATGTAAGACCAGCTGGGTTACTGTTGTGTTCAGTTTTGTAGGAAGAGTTTTGAAAAGTCACCAAGCACTTATGAAAATAGTACCAACGTGATAAAGAAAACTGTAATTATGTGATGTCCTACTTTTGAGAATTAAtgtattctctctctttttatgtTTAACATCCCAGCAGATAGGAAACCAACTGTAAAGAGAAAATTTTCAGATCAGCACCAAAGCAAGAGGAAGGAACCTTCTTCCTTTCATAGCACTCTATTCCCTCAAAGTTGTGAAGTTGTCCCAGTCATATGCCATGCTAGTAAAAATTATTCTCTAGTGTCAAAAACACAACCTCAAAGCAACATCTTCAACATAGGGTTTGATTTGACCAGAAATAAGGCAGACATCAGTGCCTTAGAGGTAACAACAGGTCATGGACTTTTGAAGCAAAGTTatgtggatgaggaggaggaagctTTAAATGACACACAACCAGAACAAATTAGGAATTTATCTGCAGGCTCCATGGTCTCGGATCTGCCCATTGCAGCACCAGAAGATGTAGAGAATTACTCAGATGAGCTTCATAAAGAGTTGGATGAAAAGTCTGTATTTCTGAGTTCTGGGTATGTTGCCCCAACACATACTGTAGTATGTTCAGAAATTCAGATGGAGGATTATGCTGAAAATACCATAAATGAAGAATTTGCAGCCCACATCAGCCCTTCAAGTGACAATGACAGGAGTCCTCACTGTCCTAGCTTATCAACTTCAAAGGGTAGTGAGGGTTTTTCTACTCCTCATCAGTTAGACACTGATGATGACAAACATTCTAAATGCCACTTCACACTGCAGAGTGAAAATATCACTGGTCCCGAAGAGTGCACCCCTGATTGTTGCAAAGAAAACACCCATGAGGAGAAATTCAAGGATTTATGCAGTTCAAAGGTCACCGGTGCGTATTATGCCAAGGGTGACATGACAAAATGCTTTCGGAGTGCCTCTAGATTAAATCTATGGACGGAGGCACCGAGCTACTCTACAAAACACCCCGAGTCCTTGGAGGAGGTAACATTAAATGAACACAGACGTGAAATCAAGGGCTGTGTCGCTAACACCAATGAAATGCAAGTGTATCAAGGACAAGTTTGTTACCGCTATCTTGAACGGGAAGCACCTCGCCCTGTGCAGTCAAGCGACTCGGATGACGACGGGCTGTATGGCGCCGTGGCCAGCTCCAACCTGCGGGAAGGCCTCGACATAACTGTCCAAGCCAACGCTTCAGATTTTGTTTTACTGGACATCTCGGCCAAACGTGGCTCGGCGGGTCACCCCGACACGGACCAGAGTCGGCTGGGCACGGTGGCGCCTGCCTCTGCCCAGCCGTACCAGTGCACTACGTGTGACAGGGCCTTCAGCCAGCGTGGCTCCCTCAACAGGCACATGCGCTCCCATCTAGGGGTCAGACCCTACCCCTGCCCCCAGTGTCCCATGACCTTTTCCAGACAGTACCGGGTCACGGAGCACATGCGTGTCCACCTACGAGGCTGCGAGGACTCACAGGGGACGGACCCCACCTAACTGGTAACAACCAATCAGAGCA
This genomic interval carries:
- the LOC105021340 gene encoding hypermethylated in cancer 2 protein-like isoform X2, with the protein product MRTHPSVASAHAVALLRKLNIQRMEGKFCDCVIRQYLNPGKLYLAHKSVLAASSPVLASLLPSKSVLLELQFPSTTKEVLGSLLEFIYTGILPPADQDDSLLSAATYLQIEELQQALSNSKLDSSSESDCIVAGFKLARNAGTRGSVSLTIECPSWKMSGETSPWVQLCLKTG
- the LOC105021340 gene encoding hypermethylated in cancer 2 protein-like isoform X1, whose translation is MRTHPSVASAHAVALLRKLNIQRMEGKFCDCVIRQYLNPGKLYLAHKSVLAASSPVLASLLPSKSVLLELQFPSTTKEVLGSLLEFIYTGILPPADQDDSLLSAATYLQIEELQQALSNSKLDSSSESDCIVAGFKLARNAGTRGSVSLTIECPSWKMSGETSPWVQLCLKTGCR